One window of Flexivirga oryzae genomic DNA carries:
- the lysS gene encoding lysine--tRNA ligase → MTDQQRDDWVSRLADEAIAEAKAKGTKVVCASGISPSGPIHLGNLREVMTPHLVADEVRRRGIEVEHIISWDDFDRFRKVPNVPGVDSSWEEHIGKPLTDVPPPVGSAATSWAEHFRDQLERSLDELGITYRGISQTGQYLSGAYTEQILFAMSQRSEIDKVLDQYRTLGPKKAKKQPKLSEEEAAAAAEAEEGSGAAAEDDGRGESGYYPYKPYCSECGTDFTTVTAYDDATTEMTYTCQCGFTETVNLREFRHGKLVWKVDWPMRWAYEKVTFEPSGVDHQSPGSSYVVGKELAPMFGWERPLGPMYAFVGIKGMAKMSSSRGGVPVPADALRIMEPQLLRWLYARRKPAQAFSVAFDAEVERMYDEWDSLAKKVGSDKGQPGDVAAYTRATSTAIGTLPDTPRPVSYRTLASIVDLTTGDEEQTLRIVGELDADDPVASLDELRPRLTCVEHWVETQMAEEDRTVVRTSPDDGRLGALTDQEREAVAILLNGKDSQLPRLEDAWSLDGLTHQVYGVPKVQRGLAADQIVKGDKELGAAQRQFFKLLYNLLVDKDTGPRLPTLLLAIGAERVHSLLGGSPNDD, encoded by the coding sequence GTGACCGATCAGCAACGTGACGACTGGGTGTCCCGACTCGCCGACGAGGCCATCGCCGAGGCGAAGGCCAAGGGCACCAAGGTCGTGTGCGCGTCCGGAATTTCGCCGTCCGGACCCATCCACCTGGGCAACCTGCGCGAGGTGATGACGCCGCACCTGGTCGCCGACGAGGTCCGCCGGCGCGGCATCGAGGTCGAGCACATCATCAGCTGGGACGACTTCGACCGCTTCCGCAAGGTCCCCAATGTGCCGGGCGTCGACAGCTCCTGGGAGGAGCACATCGGCAAGCCGCTGACCGACGTCCCGCCGCCCGTTGGCTCGGCGGCGACCAGCTGGGCGGAACACTTCCGCGACCAGCTGGAACGCAGCCTCGACGAGCTCGGCATCACCTATCGCGGCATCAGCCAGACCGGCCAGTACCTGTCCGGCGCCTACACCGAGCAGATCCTCTTCGCGATGTCGCAGCGCAGCGAGATCGACAAGGTCCTCGACCAGTACCGCACGCTCGGCCCGAAGAAGGCCAAGAAGCAGCCGAAGCTGTCCGAGGAGGAGGCGGCCGCGGCCGCCGAGGCCGAGGAGGGCTCCGGCGCCGCGGCCGAGGACGACGGCCGCGGCGAGAGCGGCTACTACCCCTACAAGCCGTACTGCAGCGAGTGCGGCACGGACTTCACCACGGTCACCGCGTATGACGACGCCACGACCGAGATGACCTACACCTGCCAGTGCGGTTTCACCGAGACCGTCAACCTGCGCGAGTTCCGCCACGGCAAGCTCGTCTGGAAGGTCGACTGGCCAATGCGCTGGGCCTACGAGAAGGTCACCTTCGAACCGTCCGGCGTGGATCACCAGTCACCCGGCTCGTCATACGTCGTCGGCAAGGAGCTGGCGCCGATGTTCGGCTGGGAGCGCCCGCTCGGCCCGATGTACGCGTTCGTCGGCATCAAGGGCATGGCGAAGATGTCGTCCTCGCGCGGTGGTGTGCCGGTCCCGGCGGATGCGCTGCGGATCATGGAGCCGCAGCTGCTGCGCTGGCTCTACGCCCGCCGCAAGCCGGCCCAGGCGTTCAGTGTCGCCTTCGACGCCGAGGTCGAGCGGATGTACGACGAGTGGGACTCGCTCGCCAAGAAGGTCGGGTCGGACAAGGGGCAGCCGGGCGACGTCGCGGCATACACCCGCGCGACGTCGACCGCCATCGGCACCCTGCCGGACACGCCCCGCCCGGTGTCCTACCGCACGCTCGCGTCGATCGTGGACCTCACGACCGGCGACGAGGAGCAGACGCTGCGGATCGTCGGTGAGCTGGACGCCGACGATCCGGTCGCGTCGCTCGACGAGCTGCGGCCGCGGCTGACGTGCGTCGAGCACTGGGTGGAGACCCAGATGGCCGAGGAGGACCGCACCGTGGTGCGCACGTCGCCGGACGACGGGCGGCTCGGCGCGCTGACCGACCAGGAGCGCGAAGCGGTCGCGATCCTGTTGAACGGCAAGGACTCCCAGCTGCCCAGGCTGGAGGACGCCTGGTCGCTGGACGGGCTGACGCATCAGGTCTACGGGGTGCCGAAGGTCCAGCGCGGCCTCGCGGCCGACCAGATCGTCAAGGGCGACAAGGAGCTCGGCGCCGCCCAGCGGCAGTTCTTCAAGCTGCTCTACAACCTGCTGGTCGACAAGGACACCGGCCCCCGGCTGCCGACGCTGTTGCTGGCGATCGGCGCGGAGCGGGTGCACTCGCTGCTGGGCGGCTCGCCCAACGACGACTAG
- a CDS encoding CopG family transcriptional regulator yields the protein MRTTIRLSDDFYRAVRERAHAEDTTFTAFVEDALRRRLAESDGEPTAFRVEPFDGTGLQPGVDLDDSADLLDRMGG from the coding sequence ATGAGAACGACCATCAGGCTGTCGGACGACTTTTACCGGGCCGTCCGGGAGCGAGCGCATGCCGAGGACACGACGTTCACGGCGTTTGTCGAGGACGCGTTGCGCCGACGCCTGGCCGAGTCGGACGGCGAGCCGACGGCATTTCGCGTGGAGCCCTTCGACGGCACGGGGTTGCAGCCAGGCGTTGATCTGGACGACTCTGCCGATCTGCTCGACCGGATGGGTGGCTGA
- a CDS encoding type II toxin-antitoxin system VapC family toxin has translation MPDVNVLVEAYRTDGPHHDVARDWLEVHVSGVEAVGITDAVLSGFVRVVTHPRVFAAPTPLTQAIAQADALRAADGVLSVAPGRRHWSIFCELCKGAAAKGNLVADAAHAATAIEAGATWVSFDRDFARFPGLTWTVPT, from the coding sequence ATGCCCGACGTCAATGTCTTGGTCGAGGCATACCGCACCGATGGGCCGCATCACGACGTCGCGCGAGACTGGCTCGAAGTGCATGTTTCCGGGGTCGAAGCGGTGGGGATCACCGACGCCGTGCTGTCCGGATTCGTCCGAGTCGTGACGCATCCACGGGTCTTCGCCGCGCCGACCCCACTGACGCAGGCGATTGCCCAAGCCGACGCTCTGCGGGCGGCCGACGGCGTGCTGTCCGTGGCGCCCGGCCGGCGGCATTGGTCGATCTTCTGCGAGTTGTGCAAGGGTGCTGCGGCCAAGGGAAATCTGGTGGCCGACGCAGCACACGCGGCGACCGCGATCGAGGCTGGGGCGACCTGGGTGTCCTTCGACCGGGACTTCGCACGGTTCCCCGGACTCACCTGGACGGTCCCCACATAA
- a CDS encoding cation diffusion facilitator family transporter: protein MTDHDHAGHSHGVRPDADGRYLWSALGLLSAFLIAEVVVAFLSGSLALLSDAGHMLSDVGAIGMALWAIRLAARPAAGNWTFGWKRAEILSAAGNGITLLVVSGIVTFEAVRRLIDGPDVEGAPMLVVALVGVAVNIAAAWLLARANRTSLNVEGAYQHILTDLYGFIGTVIAGVVILLTGWTRADPIASLIVVGLMLYAAWGLLRDSGRILLEGAPRDVDLDDLRAHLLATDHVQAVHDLHVWTVTSDLPAVSVHVVVEDECFVDGHTPVLLDQLQACLHGHFDVEHSTFQLEPAGHDEHERGMH, encoded by the coding sequence GTGACCGACCACGACCACGCCGGTCACTCGCACGGCGTGCGCCCGGACGCCGACGGTCGTTACCTGTGGTCGGCGCTGGGACTGCTCAGTGCGTTCCTGATCGCGGAGGTCGTCGTCGCGTTCCTCTCCGGTTCGCTCGCCCTGCTCTCCGACGCCGGGCACATGCTCAGCGACGTCGGCGCGATCGGTATGGCGCTGTGGGCGATTCGCCTCGCCGCCCGGCCTGCTGCCGGCAACTGGACATTCGGCTGGAAGCGCGCCGAGATCCTGTCCGCCGCGGGCAACGGCATCACTCTGCTCGTGGTGTCCGGCATCGTCACCTTCGAAGCAGTCCGGCGCCTCATCGACGGCCCCGACGTCGAGGGCGCGCCGATGCTGGTCGTCGCACTCGTCGGGGTCGCGGTCAACATCGCCGCCGCCTGGCTGCTCGCCCGCGCCAACCGCACGAGCCTCAACGTCGAGGGCGCCTACCAGCACATCCTCACCGACCTCTACGGATTCATCGGCACCGTCATCGCCGGAGTCGTCATACTCCTCACCGGCTGGACGCGCGCGGACCCGATCGCGTCGCTGATCGTGGTCGGGCTCATGCTGTATGCCGCCTGGGGCCTCCTGCGGGACAGCGGCCGCATCCTGCTGGAGGGTGCGCCGCGCGACGTCGACCTGGACGACCTGCGCGCCCACCTGCTCGCGACCGACCATGTGCAGGCCGTGCACGATCTGCACGTCTGGACCGTCACGTCGGACCTGCCGGCGGTGTCGGTGCACGTGGTCGTCGAGGACGAGTGCTTCGTCGACGGCCACACCCCGGTGCTGCTCGACCAGCTGCAGGCGTGCCTGCACGGTCACTTCGACGTCGAACACTCGACGTTCCAGCTGGAGCCGGCCGGCCACGACGAGCACGAACGCGGCATGCACTGA
- a CDS encoding chorismate mutase gives MVRDEPSARLAAYRRSIDNFDAALIHILAERFRTTKAVGEYKATHELPPADPAREEKQIARLRALASESGLDPEFSEKFLRFVIDEVIHHHERIREAGSRGQ, from the coding sequence ATGGTGAGGGATGAACCGTCGGCTCGGCTTGCGGCATACCGCCGCTCGATCGACAACTTCGACGCGGCCCTGATCCACATCCTCGCCGAGCGCTTCCGCACCACCAAGGCGGTCGGCGAGTACAAGGCGACCCACGAGCTCCCACCGGCCGACCCGGCCCGCGAGGAGAAGCAGATCGCCCGACTGCGAGCGCTGGCAAGCGAATCCGGCCTCGACCCGGAGTTCAGTGAGAAGTTCCTGCGGTTCGTGATCGACGAGGTCATCCACCACCACGAACGCATCCGCGAAGCGGGTAGCAGGGGCCAGTGA
- a CDS encoding AAA family ATPase, translating to MSVSSGRADAPGVSDVVAAEIAAEQAHVDQVYAELTKAGERAALVEAEGLARGRTDRTGEAREEEITGLFERDALVFNAGRRRQSLETQYEGLVFGRLDLEHEKPDEHGDTREVRYIGRLGVRDDHYEPLVIDWRAPAAAPFYRATPVDPQGVVRRRVLRCRDSRVLGVEDDLMVAEAPEGMVVVGDGALMAALTRSRGSRMRDIVATIQRHQDEAIRADSSGVTEITGGPGTGKTVVALHRAAYLLYSQRRKFEAGGILVVGPSAAYTAYIERVLPSLGEDSVTLRSLGDLLDGMTATRLDSPDAAEVKGSTRVRQVLARASRDIAPGAATQFRAMVAGHPIRIDAPELTRIRRQVLRHHQHNAAASAATAALAEVAWTQVGTGERPDFIDRFTDHREVEAFVRDWWRPIDPREVLLWLADADRAKSYTHGILTDEQAVLLRDSMQVALTTGTWSVADIALVDDVLSRVGPVADAPREERGFYEIEELDTLGVAELGAQQRIPVSDVSYQITPADPRERLLVGKVTRSDEYAHVLVDEAQDLSPMQWRTLGRRGRYASWTVVGDAAQSSWPLAQEAIAARDEAFGTKQRRRFHMDTNYRNAREIFDYAAEQILPVVPDADIPNAVRETGVRPVELTAAPDTLRETVRGATERLLGEVEGSIAIITPERHRHLLDTVAAEAPNRVILADPMSTKGLEHDATVVVDPAEIIAESPGGARVLYVALTRAAHRMTIVEVQDV from the coding sequence GTGAGTGTTTCGAGTGGTCGCGCGGACGCGCCCGGTGTGTCGGACGTCGTCGCCGCGGAGATCGCCGCCGAGCAGGCGCACGTCGATCAGGTGTATGCCGAGCTGACCAAGGCCGGCGAACGCGCCGCCCTGGTCGAGGCGGAGGGCCTCGCGCGCGGGCGCACCGACCGCACCGGCGAAGCGCGGGAGGAGGAGATCACCGGCCTGTTCGAGCGGGACGCCCTGGTCTTCAACGCCGGTCGCCGCCGGCAGAGCCTGGAGACCCAGTACGAGGGTCTCGTCTTCGGTCGTCTCGACCTGGAGCACGAGAAACCGGACGAGCACGGCGACACCCGCGAGGTGCGCTACATCGGCCGGCTCGGCGTGCGCGACGACCACTACGAGCCGTTGGTGATCGACTGGCGGGCACCCGCCGCGGCGCCCTTCTACCGGGCGACCCCGGTCGACCCGCAGGGTGTCGTGCGCCGGCGGGTGCTGCGCTGCCGCGACTCACGCGTGCTCGGCGTCGAGGACGACCTGATGGTGGCCGAGGCCCCGGAGGGCATGGTCGTCGTCGGTGACGGTGCGCTGATGGCCGCGCTGACCCGCTCGCGTGGATCCCGGATGCGCGACATCGTCGCCACGATCCAGCGACACCAGGACGAGGCCATCCGCGCCGACAGCTCCGGCGTCACCGAGATCACCGGTGGTCCCGGCACCGGCAAGACCGTGGTCGCGCTGCACCGTGCGGCCTACCTGCTCTATTCCCAACGGCGGAAGTTCGAGGCGGGCGGCATCCTCGTGGTCGGCCCGTCCGCGGCATACACCGCCTACATCGAGCGGGTGCTGCCGTCCCTCGGCGAGGACAGCGTCACACTGCGCTCGCTCGGCGACCTGCTGGACGGTATGACGGCAACCCGCCTCGACTCGCCCGACGCAGCCGAGGTGAAGGGGTCCACCCGGGTCCGGCAGGTCCTCGCCCGCGCGTCACGCGACATCGCACCGGGGGCCGCCACACAGTTCCGGGCGATGGTCGCCGGGCACCCGATCCGGATCGACGCACCCGAACTCACCCGCATCCGCCGTCAGGTGCTGCGGCACCACCAGCACAACGCGGCGGCGAGTGCGGCCACCGCCGCGCTCGCCGAAGTCGCGTGGACCCAGGTCGGGACCGGGGAGAGACCCGACTTCATCGACCGGTTCACCGATCACCGGGAGGTCGAGGCGTTCGTCCGGGACTGGTGGCGACCGATCGATCCCCGCGAGGTCCTGTTGTGGCTCGCCGATGCCGACCGGGCGAAGAGCTACACGCACGGCATCCTCACCGACGAGCAGGCCGTGCTGCTGCGCGACTCCATGCAGGTCGCCCTGACCACCGGCACCTGGTCGGTCGCGGACATCGCGCTGGTCGACGACGTGCTGTCCCGGGTGGGCCCGGTCGCGGACGCCCCGCGGGAGGAGCGGGGGTTCTACGAGATCGAGGAGCTCGACACCCTCGGGGTCGCCGAACTCGGTGCGCAGCAACGGATCCCGGTGTCGGACGTCTCCTACCAGATCACCCCGGCCGACCCGCGCGAGCGCCTGCTCGTCGGCAAGGTGACCCGCTCGGACGAATACGCGCACGTGCTCGTCGACGAGGCACAGGACCTCTCCCCGATGCAGTGGCGGACCCTCGGACGTCGCGGTCGCTACGCGTCCTGGACGGTCGTCGGCGACGCCGCCCAGAGCTCGTGGCCGCTCGCCCAGGAGGCCATCGCCGCCCGGGACGAGGCGTTCGGCACCAAGCAACGCCGCCGGTTCCACATGGACACCAACTACCGCAACGCGCGGGAGATCTTCGACTACGCGGCCGAGCAGATCCTGCCCGTCGTGCCCGACGCCGACATCCCGAACGCCGTCCGCGAGACCGGTGTCCGACCGGTCGAGCTGACGGCGGCCCCCGACACGTTGCGGGAGACCGTGCGCGGTGCCACCGAGCGGCTGCTCGGGGAGGTCGAGGGCAGCATCGCGATCATCACGCCCGAGCGACACCGCCACCTGCTGGACACCGTCGCTGCCGAAGCGCCGAATCGCGTTATACTGGCCGACCCGATGTCGACAAAGGGTCTGGAGCACGACGCCACCGTCGTGGTGGACCCCGCGGAGATCATCGCCGAGTCGCCGGGCGGCGCGCGCGTCCTGTATGTCGCACTCACGCGTGCCGCACACCGCATGACCATCGTGGAGGTGCAAGACGTATGA
- a CDS encoding LuxR C-terminal-related transcriptional regulator, with the protein MPTSRAKPRNTRRTTAEPPDDATAPLYLAMLQMPNPSVDLLLAQGFSRDQLDEMLPVLEQRRMIQRVTSDTWTVVPPDVSLPAYAAQLEARARMLRTTSQAMARVYLRSRSANRTAASSGAVLLNSLVDVAQALHQVTTGAQEWVLSSRVDSPLSRYLLQAPRPVSTTPFLGSHGAPLEVRLAIDPVLLPEANVVDIMHARAASGDAIRLTPGLPFTGAVNDQGLAMVDLGDDGGSPVGILLDTAAGSGRVKAMLEFVWHLGTPWRPGTTPSSDYDLLDPRDRNILRLMAGGVSDAAIARQLGISSRTVERRVRVLLDRLNATTRFQAGVLAARQGLI; encoded by the coding sequence GTGCCCACGTCCCGGGCCAAACCCAGGAACACCCGCCGCACCACCGCGGAGCCGCCCGACGATGCGACCGCACCGCTCTACCTGGCCATGCTGCAGATGCCCAACCCGTCCGTGGATCTGCTGCTCGCCCAGGGGTTTTCCAGAGATCAACTGGACGAGATGCTACCGGTCCTCGAGCAGCGCCGGATGATCCAGCGGGTCACGTCGGACACCTGGACGGTCGTGCCGCCGGACGTGTCGCTGCCGGCATACGCGGCACAACTCGAGGCGCGCGCACGGATGCTGCGGACCACGTCTCAAGCAATGGCCCGCGTCTACCTGCGCAGTCGGTCCGCGAACCGCACCGCCGCCAGTTCCGGGGCCGTGCTGCTCAACTCCCTGGTCGACGTCGCGCAGGCGCTCCACCAGGTCACCACCGGCGCGCAGGAGTGGGTGCTGTCCAGCCGCGTCGATTCGCCGCTGTCGCGTTACCTGCTCCAAGCGCCGCGGCCGGTGTCGACGACACCGTTCCTCGGCAGTCACGGGGCGCCACTGGAGGTGCGGCTCGCCATCGATCCGGTGCTCCTGCCGGAGGCGAACGTCGTGGACATCATGCACGCCCGGGCCGCCAGCGGTGACGCCATCCGGCTCACCCCCGGGCTGCCCTTCACCGGTGCCGTCAACGACCAGGGGCTGGCCATGGTCGACCTCGGCGACGACGGAGGCTCACCGGTCGGCATCCTGCTCGACACGGCCGCGGGCAGCGGCCGCGTGAAGGCGATGCTCGAGTTCGTGTGGCACCTCGGCACCCCGTGGCGCCCCGGGACCACGCCGTCATCCGACTACGACCTGCTGGATCCGCGCGACCGCAACATCCTCCGACTGATGGCGGGCGGGGTGAGCGACGCGGCGATCGCCCGCCAGCTCGGCATCTCCTCGCGCACCGTGGAGCGCCGGGTCAGGGTGCTCCTCGACCGCCTCAACGCCACGACCCGATTCCAGGCCGGCGTGCTCGCTGCCCGCCAGGGTCTGATCTGA
- the purD gene encoding phosphoribosylamine--glycine ligase, with protein sequence MNALVIGSGAREHAIVRALLADPEVGRVDAAPGNPGIAEVATCHPLPDGVTDAAEIVRLAQQLDTDLVVIGPEVPLVAGVADTLRDAGITVFGPSGQAAQLEGSKAFAKEIMAAADVPTSRSYVCTNDTEAAAALEATGAPYVVKDDGLAAGKGVVVTDSMDAALAHARGCFAAGGSVVVEEFLSGPEVSLFCITDGTTVVPLAPAQDFKRVGDGDAGPNTGGMGAYSPLPWAPAGLVDDVVARIAQPTVDEMRRRGTPFAGVLYVGLALTPSGPRVIEFNARFGDPETQVVLARLRTPLGGLLRAAATGELDQQPPLVWREDAAVTVVVASEGYPATPRTGDPIEGLTDGDGESYVLHAGTARDDSGALVSAGGRVLSCVGTGPDLAAARAAAYGVVGAVSLRGSHHRSDIAQAAADGTLTFA encoded by the coding sequence GTGAACGCCCTTGTCATCGGTTCAGGTGCCCGAGAGCACGCCATCGTCCGCGCATTGCTGGCCGATCCCGAGGTGGGCCGCGTCGATGCCGCACCGGGCAACCCGGGCATCGCGGAGGTCGCGACGTGTCACCCGCTGCCGGACGGCGTGACCGACGCCGCGGAGATCGTTCGGCTCGCGCAGCAACTCGACACCGACCTGGTCGTGATCGGCCCCGAGGTGCCGCTGGTCGCCGGCGTCGCCGACACGCTGCGCGACGCGGGCATCACGGTCTTCGGCCCGTCCGGGCAGGCGGCGCAGTTGGAGGGCAGCAAGGCGTTCGCCAAGGAGATCATGGCCGCCGCCGACGTCCCGACATCCCGGAGCTACGTGTGCACGAACGACACCGAAGCCGCGGCAGCGCTGGAGGCGACGGGGGCGCCATACGTCGTGAAGGACGACGGTCTCGCGGCCGGCAAGGGTGTCGTGGTCACCGACTCGATGGATGCGGCGCTGGCTCACGCGCGGGGATGCTTCGCCGCGGGTGGCTCGGTGGTCGTCGAGGAGTTCCTCTCCGGGCCGGAGGTGTCGCTCTTCTGCATCACCGACGGCACGACGGTCGTGCCGCTCGCGCCGGCGCAGGACTTCAAGCGGGTCGGCGATGGTGATGCCGGGCCGAACACCGGTGGTATGGGCGCGTATTCGCCGCTTCCGTGGGCACCCGCGGGGTTGGTGGACGACGTCGTCGCCCGCATCGCGCAGCCGACCGTCGACGAGATGCGGCGGCGCGGCACCCCCTTCGCCGGGGTGCTGTATGTCGGGCTGGCGCTCACCCCGTCCGGGCCGCGCGTCATCGAGTTCAACGCCCGGTTCGGCGACCCCGAGACGCAGGTGGTGCTGGCCCGGCTCCGGACCCCGCTCGGTGGTCTGCTGCGTGCGGCCGCAACCGGCGAGCTGGATCAACAGCCACCGCTCGTGTGGCGGGAGGACGCTGCCGTGACGGTGGTCGTCGCGAGCGAGGGGTACCCGGCCACGCCGAGGACCGGCGACCCGATCGAGGGGCTGACCGACGGGGACGGCGAGTCCTACGTGCTGCACGCCGGCACCGCGCGCGACGATTCGGGCGCACTGGTGTCGGCGGGCGGCCGGGTGCTGTCGTGTGTCGGCACGGGTCCGGACCTCGCGGCGGCGCGCGCCGCGGCCTACGGCGTCGTCGGCGCCGTCTCGCTGCGCGGCTCGCACCACCGCTCCGACATCGCCCAGGCCGCCGCCGACGGCACGCTGACCTTCGCCTGA
- a CDS encoding phosphoribosylaminoimidazolesuccinocarboxamide synthase produces MTRSPDEVSPPLRSSEHSAGTPTGPIELPGYAHVYSGKVRDLYAPLDDSGAPRDDRVLLVASDRISAYDYILSTPIPDKGKVLTQLSLWWFEQLESLVLNHIVSTDVPDAVAGRAVLVERLDMVPIECVARAYLTGGGLAEYEASGTVSGLELPPGLVDASKFDQPLFTPSTKAPFGEHDQPMPYADVVTEVGADRAAQLRDLTVRILARGNEIAAPRGILIADTKVEFGYRADGTVVLADEVLTPDSSRFWPAADWEPGRRQASYDKQFVRDWLTSPASGWDRNSGAEPPALPDDVVEQTRAKYVEAYEALTGRTFS; encoded by the coding sequence ATGACCAGGTCACCCGACGAAGTCTCTCCTCCGCTGCGCTCCTCCGAGCACTCCGCGGGGACCCCGACCGGCCCGATCGAGCTTCCCGGTTATGCCCACGTCTACTCCGGAAAGGTCCGTGACCTCTACGCGCCGCTGGACGACTCCGGTGCTCCCCGTGACGACCGGGTGCTGTTGGTCGCCTCCGACCGGATCTCGGCCTACGACTACATCCTGTCCACCCCGATCCCGGACAAGGGCAAGGTGCTGACGCAGCTGTCGCTGTGGTGGTTCGAGCAACTGGAGTCGTTGGTGCTGAACCACATCGTCTCCACCGACGTGCCCGATGCGGTCGCCGGGCGGGCGGTCCTCGTCGAGCGGCTCGACATGGTGCCGATCGAGTGTGTTGCCCGTGCGTACCTGACCGGCGGCGGACTCGCCGAATACGAAGCATCCGGAACGGTTTCCGGGCTCGAACTGCCGCCGGGTCTGGTGGACGCCTCGAAGTTCGATCAGCCGCTCTTCACTCCGTCGACCAAGGCGCCGTTCGGCGAGCACGACCAGCCGATGCCGTATGCCGATGTGGTGACCGAGGTCGGCGCCGACCGCGCGGCCCAGCTGCGCGACCTCACCGTGCGCATCCTCGCGCGGGGCAACGAGATCGCCGCACCTCGCGGCATCCTGATCGCGGACACCAAGGTGGAGTTCGGTTACCGCGCGGACGGCACGGTGGTGCTGGCCGACGAGGTGCTCACGCCCGACTCGTCGCGCTTCTGGCCGGCGGCCGACTGGGAGCCGGGACGGCGCCAGGCGTCATACGACAAGCAGTTCGTACGCGACTGGCTGACCTCACCGGCGAGCGGCTGGGACCGTAACTCCGGCGCGGAGCCGCCCGCGTTGCCCGACGACGTCGTGGAGCAGACGCGCGCGAAGTACGTCGAGGCCTATGAGGCCCTCACCGGCCGCACCTTCTCCTGA